The proteins below come from a single Asterias rubens chromosome 9, eAstRub1.3, whole genome shotgun sequence genomic window:
- the LOC117294745 gene encoding WD repeat-containing protein 18-like gives MAAPMEILLTSDASGMLWNLCVWDFQTGTAIKSFKGGSSAPRSVCLLDGYFLISAAVGKPIIHVWAAQKKEQQQQRIVCPGVVSCLVASSNNTLCVAGIAEKIHIWQTCTGDLLAVLSRHYQKVTCLCFTDDGSHLISGGEDNLVMVWFVASVLQQGQNSKPCEPLHVWSKHALPITDVKCGTGGSMSRVVSASHDQTCKLWDLASGQLLCNFVFDAPVCSVTMDTAEYHLFAGCSDGNIYQVNLYASSEQRERHIQGDASSADKKDSLVFHGHSKPVTCLSVSMDGTVLASGSQDQTACIWHIHSRQRVRTINHKGAVTNVAFVLSSISDSQTKPNFLLQPFKRHLQSAESDGDASAQGEIGVRIPYQLPTTFGDIDREEKSQLLEAIQQINDSNQTSHSSRQQLETEIEKLRQANQLLFKSAIELAKT, from the exons ATGGCGGCCCCCATGGAAATTTTGTTGACTTCAGATGCAAGTGGAATGCTATGGAATCTCTGTGTTTGGGATTTCCAGACAGGCACTGCCATTAAGAGTTTCAAAGGTGGATCTAGTGCTCCTCGAAGTGTTTGTCTTTtagatggctactttttgataTCGGCTGCTGTTGGCAAACCCATTATCCACGTGTGGGCTGCTCAGAAAAAG GAGCAACAGCAGCAACGTATTGTGTGCCCAGGAGTGGTGTCCTGCCTCGTTGCTTCATCTAATAACACACTATGCGTAGCGGGTATTGCTGAGAAGATTCACATATGGCAG ACTTGCACTGGCGATCTGCTAGCAGTTCTGTCTCGTCACTACCAGAAGGTCACGTGTCTTTGTTTCACCGATGACGGGAGTCATTTAATATCAGGCGGAGAAGATAACCTCGTTATGGTGTGGTTTGTTGCAAG TGTTCTTCAGCAAGGTCAAAACAGTAAACCATGCGAGCCGTTGCACGTTTGGTCCAAACATGCTCTGCCTATCACCGATGTGAAATGCGGAACAGGAGGTTCAATGTCAAGGGTCGTCTCTGCATCACATGACCAAACCTGCAAG TTGTGGGATTTGGCCTCGGGCCAGCTTCTCTGTAACTTTGTATTCGATGCACCTGTTTGCTCGGTTACCATGGACACAGCAGAGTACCATCTTTTCGCTGGATGTTCAGACGGAAACATCTACCAAGTCAACCTGTATGCTTCA TCTGAACAGAGGGAGAGACATATACAAGGAGACGCTTCATCAGCGGACAAAAAGGATTCACTTGTTTTTCACGGTCACAG TAAGCCTGTGACCTGTTTGTCAGTGTCTATGGATGGTACTGTGTTGGCATCTGGCAGTCAGGACCAGACAGCATGCATATGGCATATTCACAGCAGACAACGTGTACGTACAATCAACCATAAAG GAGCCGTTACCAATGTAGCATTCGTGTTGTCATCTATTAGTGATAGTCAGACCAAACCAAACTTCTTGCTGCAACCCTTCAAGAGGCACCTCCAGTCTGCAGAATCAGATGGGGATGCTAGTGCACAGGGAGAAATAGGAGTCAGGATACCATACCAG CTGCCGACGACATTTGGAGATATAGACCGTGAGGAAAAGTCACAACTCCTTGAGGCAATCCAACAG aTCAATGACAGTAACCAAACCTCTCACTCATCTCGTCAACAACTGGAAACAGAAATCGAAAAACTACGACAAGCAAATCAACTTCTCTTCAAGTCGGCCATCGAGTTAGCAAAGACATAA